In Melospiza melodia melodia isolate bMelMel2 chromosome 11, bMelMel2.pri, whole genome shotgun sequence, the following proteins share a genomic window:
- the LOC134423040 gene encoding ferric-chelate reductase 1-like isoform X3 gives MPVSARSGYCKLFGKGICLIEHLQQMELPGFAVALWMFGCLYGSVVGYPNGKVREACTSMVPCHGGSPQLSPEHTITANGTEFKPGDSIEVHLSGPDFEGFFLQARDAEHLDRPAVGSFVLADRRHSQLLTCGRTKNSAVSHTSKAKKKDIKVYWIAPEDAPKHIQFLATVVKKYRIFWVKIPGPIVSQPDVLSPTPPLHATSEAMSTSQPVSYISKPFSASVCGITKFCIRNPTNCDPGSASCFFLSFQQEGSSVFIEMSGPSEGYLAFALSQDQWMGGDDAYLCVNVDHHVHVSTAHLKERSHPLLDSENALEDVSWRLADGLLQCSFRRGIRLPAYKGRFNLDTSYYIFLADGEASEGGLIYKHRRQPLVTNGLYNVTGLPQDIGGSRAPRLIKAHGALMFVAWITTVSIGVIVARFFKPVWSHSFLFGKELWFQVHRMLMLTTVMLTSISFVLPFVYRGGWSQQAGFHPYLGCAVMALTIFQPLMAGFRPSRHAPRRQLFNWFHWSTGTTARILAVVTMFLGMDLPALDLPDPWDTYAMIGFVAWHVGTDVLLEIHSYCLVHKVEVIEDDRVQILQSLTSAEAEGRLFKQIVLTIYVCGNIVFLVAFLIAINQV, from the exons ATGgagctgcctggttttgctgttgcTCTTTGGATGTTTGGTTGCCTCTATGGATCTGTGGTTGGCTATCCAAATGGAAAAGTAAGAGAAGCCTGTACTAGCATGGTACCCTGTCATGGTGGCTCTCCTCAGCTGTCACCTGAGCACACCATTACAGCGAATGGGACTGAATTTAAACCAGGGGACAGCATAGAAG TTCATCTGTCTGGACCAGATTTTGAAGGATTTTTCCTACAAGCCCGGGATGCAGAGCACCTGGATAGGCCTGCAGTTGGCTCTTTTGTGCTAGCTGACCGGAGACATTCTCAGCTGCTGACATGTGGTCGTACCAAG AATTCAGCTGTCAGTCACACAAGTAAAGCAAAAAAGAAAGACATAAAAGTTTATTGGATTGCTCCTGAAGATGCTCCAAAGCACATACAGTTTCT AGCCACAGTTGTGAAGAAATACAGGATTTTCTGGGTGAAAATTCCCGGTCCCATTGTTTCTCAGCCTGATGTGCTGTCCCCAACACCACCTTTGCATGCAACATCAGAGGCTATGTCAACTTCACAGCCAGTTTCCTACATATCAAAGCCA TTTAGTGCATCAGTTTGTGGAATTACGAAGTTCTGCATTAGGAACCCTACAAACTGTGATCCTGGGAGTGCTTCATGTTTTTTTCTATCCTTCCAACAAGAGGGGAGTTCAGTTTTTATTGAAATGAGTGGTCCAAGTGAAGGGTATTTAGCATTTGCACTTTCCCAGGACCAGTGGATG GGTGGTGATGATGCCTATCTGTGTGTTAATGTGGATCACCACGTTCACGTGAGCACTGCCCATCTGAAGGAGCGAAGTCATCCTCTCTTGGATTCAGAG AATGCCCTTGAAGATGTGTCCTGGAGGCTTGCAGATGGTCTTCTTCAATGTTCTTTCAGAAGGGGGATTCGTCTCCCTGCTTATAAAGGGCGATTTAATCTGGATACCAGTTACTACATCTTTCTGGCAGATGGGGAAGCTAGTGAAG GTGGACTCATATACAAACATCGCCGTCAGCCCCTGGTCACCAATGGACTGTACAACGTCACGGGCCTGCCTCAGGATATCGGAGGTTCCCGCGCCCCGCGGCTCATCAAGGCTCACG GAGCGCTAATGTTTGTTGCTTGGATTACTACAGTTAGTATTGGTGTTATTGTTGCACGATTCTTCAAACCTGTCTGGTCTCACTCATTCCTATTTGGAAAGGAGTTGTGGTTTCAG GTGCATCGTATGCTTATGTTGACCACAGTCATGCTTACAAGCATTTCTTTTGTGTTGCCTTTTGTATACCGAGGAGGCTGGAGCCAA CAAGCAGGTTTTCATCCTTATCTTGGCTGTGCAGTGATGGCTTTGACAATCTTTCAACCACTTATGGCAGGTTTCAGACCATCTCGTCATGCACCAAG GAGGCAGCTGTTTAACTGGTTTCACTGGAGTACTGGTACAACAGCTAGAATATTAGCTG TTGTGACCATGTTCTTGGGAATGGATCTGCCAGCGCTTGACCTGCCGGACCCATGGGACACCTATGCCATGATTGGCTTTGTAGCTTGGCATGTTGGTACTGATGTTCTTCTGGAAATACACAGCTACTGTCTCGTTCATAAAG TTGAAGTGATAGAGGATGACAGAGTACAGATACTGCAGTCACTTACATCTGCAGAAGCAGAG GGTCGTCTGTTTAAACAGATTGTGTTAACCATCTATGTCTGTGGAAATATAGTATTCCTTGTTGCCTTCCTGATAGCAATCAACCAAGTATGA
- the LOC134423040 gene encoding ferric-chelate reductase 1-like isoform X1, whose amino-acid sequence MAVLLRLCHCNRRTSCTMELPGFAVALWMFGCLYGSVVGYPNGKVREACTSMVPCHGGSPQLSPEHTITANGTEFKPGDSIEVHLSGPDFEGFFLQARDAEHLDRPAVGSFVLADRRHSQLLTCGRTKNSAVSHTSKAKKKDIKVYWIAPEDAPKHIQFLATVVKKYRIFWVKIPGPIVSQPDVLSPTPPLHATSEAMSTSQPVSYISKPFSASVCGITKFCIRNPTNCDPGSASCFFLSFQQEGSSVFIEMSGPSEGYLAFALSQDQWMGGDDAYLCVNVDHHVHVSTAHLKERSHPLLDSENALEDVSWRLADGLLQCSFRRGIRLPAYKGRFNLDTSYYIFLADGEASEGGLIYKHRRQPLVTNGLYNVTGLPQDIGGSRAPRLIKAHGALMFVAWITTVSIGVIVARFFKPVWSHSFLFGKELWFQVHRMLMLTTVMLTSISFVLPFVYRGGWSQQAGFHPYLGCAVMALTIFQPLMAGFRPSRHAPRRQLFNWFHWSTGTTARILAVVTMFLGMDLPALDLPDPWDTYAMIGFVAWHVGTDVLLEIHSYCLVHKVEVIEDDRVQILQSLTSAEAEGRLFKQIVLTIYVCGNIVFLVAFLIAINQV is encoded by the exons ATGgagctgcctggttttgctgttgcTCTTTGGATGTTTGGTTGCCTCTATGGATCTGTGGTTGGCTATCCAAATGGAAAAGTAAGAGAAGCCTGTACTAGCATGGTACCCTGTCATGGTGGCTCTCCTCAGCTGTCACCTGAGCACACCATTACAGCGAATGGGACTGAATTTAAACCAGGGGACAGCATAGAAG TTCATCTGTCTGGACCAGATTTTGAAGGATTTTTCCTACAAGCCCGGGATGCAGAGCACCTGGATAGGCCTGCAGTTGGCTCTTTTGTGCTAGCTGACCGGAGACATTCTCAGCTGCTGACATGTGGTCGTACCAAG AATTCAGCTGTCAGTCACACAAGTAAAGCAAAAAAGAAAGACATAAAAGTTTATTGGATTGCTCCTGAAGATGCTCCAAAGCACATACAGTTTCT AGCCACAGTTGTGAAGAAATACAGGATTTTCTGGGTGAAAATTCCCGGTCCCATTGTTTCTCAGCCTGATGTGCTGTCCCCAACACCACCTTTGCATGCAACATCAGAGGCTATGTCAACTTCACAGCCAGTTTCCTACATATCAAAGCCA TTTAGTGCATCAGTTTGTGGAATTACGAAGTTCTGCATTAGGAACCCTACAAACTGTGATCCTGGGAGTGCTTCATGTTTTTTTCTATCCTTCCAACAAGAGGGGAGTTCAGTTTTTATTGAAATGAGTGGTCCAAGTGAAGGGTATTTAGCATTTGCACTTTCCCAGGACCAGTGGATG GGTGGTGATGATGCCTATCTGTGTGTTAATGTGGATCACCACGTTCACGTGAGCACTGCCCATCTGAAGGAGCGAAGTCATCCTCTCTTGGATTCAGAG AATGCCCTTGAAGATGTGTCCTGGAGGCTTGCAGATGGTCTTCTTCAATGTTCTTTCAGAAGGGGGATTCGTCTCCCTGCTTATAAAGGGCGATTTAATCTGGATACCAGTTACTACATCTTTCTGGCAGATGGGGAAGCTAGTGAAG GTGGACTCATATACAAACATCGCCGTCAGCCCCTGGTCACCAATGGACTGTACAACGTCACGGGCCTGCCTCAGGATATCGGAGGTTCCCGCGCCCCGCGGCTCATCAAGGCTCACG GAGCGCTAATGTTTGTTGCTTGGATTACTACAGTTAGTATTGGTGTTATTGTTGCACGATTCTTCAAACCTGTCTGGTCTCACTCATTCCTATTTGGAAAGGAGTTGTGGTTTCAG GTGCATCGTATGCTTATGTTGACCACAGTCATGCTTACAAGCATTTCTTTTGTGTTGCCTTTTGTATACCGAGGAGGCTGGAGCCAA CAAGCAGGTTTTCATCCTTATCTTGGCTGTGCAGTGATGGCTTTGACAATCTTTCAACCACTTATGGCAGGTTTCAGACCATCTCGTCATGCACCAAG GAGGCAGCTGTTTAACTGGTTTCACTGGAGTACTGGTACAACAGCTAGAATATTAGCTG TTGTGACCATGTTCTTGGGAATGGATCTGCCAGCGCTTGACCTGCCGGACCCATGGGACACCTATGCCATGATTGGCTTTGTAGCTTGGCATGTTGGTACTGATGTTCTTCTGGAAATACACAGCTACTGTCTCGTTCATAAAG TTGAAGTGATAGAGGATGACAGAGTACAGATACTGCAGTCACTTACATCTGCAGAAGCAGAG GGTCGTCTGTTTAAACAGATTGTGTTAACCATCTATGTCTGTGGAAATATAGTATTCCTTGTTGCCTTCCTGATAGCAATCAACCAAGTATGA
- the LOC134423040 gene encoding ferric-chelate reductase 1-like isoform X2 — translation MELPGFAVALWMFGCLYGSVVGYPNGKVREACTSMVPCHGGSPQLSPEHTITANGTEFKPGDSIEVHLSGPDFEGFFLQARDAEHLDRPAVGSFVLADRRHSQLLTCGRTKNSAVSHTSKAKKKDIKVYWIAPEDAPKHIQFLATVVKKYRIFWVKIPGPIVSQPDVLSPTPPLHATSEAMSTSQPVSYISKPFSASVCGITKFCIRNPTNCDPGSASCFFLSFQQEGSSVFIEMSGPSEGYLAFALSQDQWMGGDDAYLCVNVDHHVHVSTAHLKERSHPLLDSENALEDVSWRLADGLLQCSFRRGIRLPAYKGRFNLDTSYYIFLADGEASEGGLIYKHRRQPLVTNGLYNVTGLPQDIGGSRAPRLIKAHGALMFVAWITTVSIGVIVARFFKPVWSHSFLFGKELWFQVHRMLMLTTVMLTSISFVLPFVYRGGWSQQAGFHPYLGCAVMALTIFQPLMAGFRPSRHAPRRQLFNWFHWSTGTTARILAVVTMFLGMDLPALDLPDPWDTYAMIGFVAWHVGTDVLLEIHSYCLVHKVEVIEDDRVQILQSLTSAEAEGRLFKQIVLTIYVCGNIVFLVAFLIAINQV, via the exons ATGgagctgcctggttttgctgttgcTCTTTGGATGTTTGGTTGCCTCTATGGATCTGTGGTTGGCTATCCAAATGGAAAAGTAAGAGAAGCCTGTACTAGCATGGTACCCTGTCATGGTGGCTCTCCTCAGCTGTCACCTGAGCACACCATTACAGCGAATGGGACTGAATTTAAACCAGGGGACAGCATAGAAG TTCATCTGTCTGGACCAGATTTTGAAGGATTTTTCCTACAAGCCCGGGATGCAGAGCACCTGGATAGGCCTGCAGTTGGCTCTTTTGTGCTAGCTGACCGGAGACATTCTCAGCTGCTGACATGTGGTCGTACCAAG AATTCAGCTGTCAGTCACACAAGTAAAGCAAAAAAGAAAGACATAAAAGTTTATTGGATTGCTCCTGAAGATGCTCCAAAGCACATACAGTTTCT AGCCACAGTTGTGAAGAAATACAGGATTTTCTGGGTGAAAATTCCCGGTCCCATTGTTTCTCAGCCTGATGTGCTGTCCCCAACACCACCTTTGCATGCAACATCAGAGGCTATGTCAACTTCACAGCCAGTTTCCTACATATCAAAGCCA TTTAGTGCATCAGTTTGTGGAATTACGAAGTTCTGCATTAGGAACCCTACAAACTGTGATCCTGGGAGTGCTTCATGTTTTTTTCTATCCTTCCAACAAGAGGGGAGTTCAGTTTTTATTGAAATGAGTGGTCCAAGTGAAGGGTATTTAGCATTTGCACTTTCCCAGGACCAGTGGATG GGTGGTGATGATGCCTATCTGTGTGTTAATGTGGATCACCACGTTCACGTGAGCACTGCCCATCTGAAGGAGCGAAGTCATCCTCTCTTGGATTCAGAG AATGCCCTTGAAGATGTGTCCTGGAGGCTTGCAGATGGTCTTCTTCAATGTTCTTTCAGAAGGGGGATTCGTCTCCCTGCTTATAAAGGGCGATTTAATCTGGATACCAGTTACTACATCTTTCTGGCAGATGGGGAAGCTAGTGAAG GTGGACTCATATACAAACATCGCCGTCAGCCCCTGGTCACCAATGGACTGTACAACGTCACGGGCCTGCCTCAGGATATCGGAGGTTCCCGCGCCCCGCGGCTCATCAAGGCTCACG GAGCGCTAATGTTTGTTGCTTGGATTACTACAGTTAGTATTGGTGTTATTGTTGCACGATTCTTCAAACCTGTCTGGTCTCACTCATTCCTATTTGGAAAGGAGTTGTGGTTTCAG GTGCATCGTATGCTTATGTTGACCACAGTCATGCTTACAAGCATTTCTTTTGTGTTGCCTTTTGTATACCGAGGAGGCTGGAGCCAA CAAGCAGGTTTTCATCCTTATCTTGGCTGTGCAGTGATGGCTTTGACAATCTTTCAACCACTTATGGCAGGTTTCAGACCATCTCGTCATGCACCAAG GAGGCAGCTGTTTAACTGGTTTCACTGGAGTACTGGTACAACAGCTAGAATATTAGCTG TTGTGACCATGTTCTTGGGAATGGATCTGCCAGCGCTTGACCTGCCGGACCCATGGGACACCTATGCCATGATTGGCTTTGTAGCTTGGCATGTTGGTACTGATGTTCTTCTGGAAATACACAGCTACTGTCTCGTTCATAAAG TTGAAGTGATAGAGGATGACAGAGTACAGATACTGCAGTCACTTACATCTGCAGAAGCAGAG GGTCGTCTGTTTAAACAGATTGTGTTAACCATCTATGTCTGTGGAAATATAGTATTCCTTGTTGCCTTCCTGATAGCAATCAACCAAGTATGA
- the PALMD gene encoding palmdelphin, with translation MEEAELLKERFQAITDKRKLQEEITQKRLKVEEEKMKHQHLKKKALREKWLLDGFSSMTPKEEEEMQKQNQEDQQRTHELEQDIFRLEKEIEALERQEMEVSAREEAILKKLKSIEKTTEDIIKSVKTEKAGFEKEAADYIYASIPDLPKYFRPSALRSTAHADMDDEEKRKALFAMEIKVEKDMKTGENTVLSTIPLPSKEFKETGIKVYDDGRKSVYAVSSNGTTTQNGMDELAPVEVEDLLRQATEKNSQSPTEYHEPVFANKFCRPVTPQKDKLIPGPKLEGTDQRETNGFSNHQTAFSSKTEPFMQQNKENGLDLPKVIQPKSPSPVISHTEKKVHTNPDNRMIHNEERNAAHEESKPYQDTREKHSETRFLNPCHANAACPAPQDEEDVRYNIVQAVPCYVDESEPVTMVFMGYQRVDDDDAEANQKLSPYDGVIRAELVIIDDDDEDDSKSEKPAYHPIGHYSQVYQPPNRKTTEAQQTNPMSSLGASLNKVPHKNSISLQEQEEHLSSQTHHTHLHSQMSGDGTEDPSLTALRMRMAKLGKKVL, from the exons ATGGAGGAAGCCGAATTGCTGAAAGAAAGATTCCAGGCCATAACA GACAAAAGAAAACTGCAAGAAGAAATTACACAGAAACGTCTAAAAGtagaagaggaaaaaatgaaacatCAACATTTGAAG AAAAAGGCCTTGCGAGAAAAATGGCTCTTGGATGGCTTTAGTTCTATGACCccaaaggaagaagaggaaatgCAAAAGCAGAATCAGGAGGACCAACAACGGACTCATGAGCTGGAACAAGACATTTTCAG ACTAGAGAAGGAAATTGAGGCTCTGGAAAGACAAGAAATGGAAGTCTCAGCTAGGGAAGAAGCAATTTTAAAGAAACTGAAGTCTATTGAGAAAACAACAGAAGACATAATAAAG TCTGTGAAGACTGAAAAAGCTGGATTTGAAAAAG AGGCAGCAGACTACATATATGCCAGCATTCCTGACCTTCCCAAGTATTTCAGACCGTCTGCACTGAGAAGCACAGCACATGCTGACATGGAtgatgaagaaaagagaaaag CattgtttgccatggaaataaAGGTTGAAAAAGACATGAAGACTGGAGAAAACACAGTGTTATCAACAATACCTCTTCCCTCAAAAGAGTTTAAAGAGACAGGAATTAAAGTCTATGATGATGGCAGGAAGTCAGTCTATGCAGTGTCATCAAATGGGACCACAACACAAAATGGGATGGATGAACTTGCTCCTGTTGAAGTGGAAGACCTGCTACGGCAGGCAACTGAAAAAAATTCTCAGTCTCCCACAGAGTACCATGAACCTGTCTTTGCAAACAAATTCTGCAGGCCAGTAACTCCTCAGAAAGACAAATTAATCCCAGGACCAAAATTAGAAGGCACTGACCAAAGAGAGACAAATGGATTTAGCAATCATCAGACAGCGTTCTCCTCCAAAACAGAGCCCTTTATGCAGCAAAATAAAGAGAATGGCCTTGATCTTCCAAAGGTAATACAACCAAAGTCTCCCTCTCCAGTAATTTCTCATACAGAGAAGAAAGTGCACACTAATCCTGACAACAGGATGATTCATAATGAAGAAAGAAATGCTGCACATGAGGAATCGAAACCTTACCAGGATACAAGGGAAAAACATAGTGAGACAAGGTTTTTAAATCCCTGTCATGCTAACGCAGCATGCCCTGCACCTCAGGATGAGGAAGATGTTCGGTACAACATTGTGCAGGCTGTCCCTTGTTACGTGGATGAGTCGGAGCCGGTGACGATGGTGTTCATGGGTTACCAGCGCGTTGACGATGACGACGCAGAAGCAAACCAGAAGCTGTCCCCGTACGATGGGGTCATCCGTGCAGAACTCGTTATCATTGATGACGATGATGAAGACGACAGCAAATCTGAGAAACCAGCCTATCACCCCATAGGCCATTACAGTCAAGTTTATCAGCCACCAAACAGGAAAACCACAGAAGCCCAACAGACAAACCCTATGAGCAGTCTGGGTGCAAGCCTGAACAAGGTACCCCACAAAAATTCCATCTCCCTGCAAGAACAAGAGGAACACTTAAGCTCACAAACACACCACACTCATCTTCACAGCCAAATGTCTGGAGATGGTACAGAAGATCCCTCACTAACAG CTCTGAGGATGAGAATGGCAAAGCTGGGGAAAAAAGTCCTTTAA